Proteins encoded by one window of Arachis ipaensis cultivar K30076 chromosome B04, Araip1.1, whole genome shotgun sequence:
- the LOC107637020 gene encoding gibberellin 20 oxidase 1-D-like, protein MQIHPLSAVLFSPQNQIENEKKVQNLIFDASFMQFQSNIPTQFIWPEHEKPCLTRPPEFQVPTIDLKGFLSGDMEAVSDACLQVNEACKKHGFFLVANHGVNAKLIARAHELMDDFFGLKLPQKQRAQRKIGEYCGYASSFTQRFPSKLPWKETLSFRYSASDPSKKTVEEYFLSVMGDDFRQFGVVYQDYCEAMNNLSLWIMEILGMSLGVGSKYFRDFFEGNDSVMRLNYYPPCQRPDLALGTGPHCDPTSLTILHQDQVEGLQVFVDEKWYSVNPKQDTFVVNIGDTFMALTNGLYKSCMHRAVVNRKVVRKSLAFFLCPRMDKVVTSPKDLVNKENPKLYPDFTWASLLEFTQRHYRADTKTLDAFSMWLQETKK, encoded by the exons ATGCAAATTCATCCTCTTTCCGCAGTTCTTTTTTCACCTCAAAATCAAATAGAGAATGAAAAAAAAgtgcaaaatttgatttttgatgcATCTTTCATGCAATTCCAATCCAACATTCCAACTCAATTCATTTGGCCTGAACATGAGAAGCCATGTCTAACAAGGCCACCAGAATTCCAAGTTCCAACCATTGATCTGAAGGGATTTCTCTCCGGCGACATGGAAGCTGTGTCGGACGCTTGTTTGCAAGTGAATGAGGCATGCAAGAAGCATGGATTCTTTCTTGTGGCCAACCATGGAGTCAATGCGAAGCTAATAGCTCGAGCACATGAGCTCATGGACGATTTCTTCGGCttgaagctacctcagaagcaaAGAGCTCAGAGAAAAATTGGAGAATATTGTGGTTATGCTAGTAGCTTCACTCAAAGGTTCCCTTCCAAGCTTCCTTGGAAGGAAACACTTTCTTTCCGTTACTCTGCCTCTGATCCATCCAAGAAAACTGTTGAGGAATATTTCCTTAGTGTTATGGGAGATGATTTTAGACAATTTGG GGTTGTGTACCAAGATTATTGTGAAGCCATGAACAATCTTTCTTTATGGATCATGGAGATTCTTGGaatgagtttaggtgttggaagcAAGTACTTCAGAGATTTCTTTGAAGGGAATGACTCTGTGATGAGATTAAATTACTATCCACCATGCCAAAGACCTGATTTAGCTCTTGGAACTGGCCCCCATTGTGACCCTACCTCACTAACTATTCTCCACCAAGATCAAGTTGAAGGCCTACAAGTGTTTGTGGATGAAAAATGGTACTCAGTTAACCCTAAACAAGACACCTTTGTTGTTAACATTGGTGACACATTTATG GCTCTAACAAATGGACTTTACAAGAGTTGCATGCACCGAGCAGTTGTAAACAGAAAAGTTGTGAGGAAATCACTTGCTTTCTTTCTATGTCCAAGAATGGACAAAGTGGTAACTTCACCAAAAGATCTTGTTAACAAGGAAAATCCAAAGCTGTATCCAGATTTTACATGGGCAAGTCTTCTTGAATTTACACAGAGACATTATAGGGCTGACACAAAAACCCTTGATGCTTTCTCAATGTGGCTACAAGAAACAAAGAAGTAG